Proteins from one Halovivax limisalsi genomic window:
- a CDS encoding alpha-ketoacid dehydrogenase subunit beta yields the protein MAKQDQPQQAERTLTMSRAMVEAIAFEMREDDEVFYMGEDVADYEGIFDSTTGLREEFGSDRVMDVPISETAYIGAAVGAAQAGMRPIAELMFVDFFGVGMDQIYNQMAKNTYMSGANVSVPMVLTAAIGGTYNDAAQHSQTLYGTFAHLPGMKVVVPSTAYDAKGLMHNAIRDDDPVVYMFHKRLMGIGWMPAPDGPKTGVPEGDYTIPFGTADVKREGADVTVVTLGLHVHRALEAADSLADDGIDAEVVDLRTLVPLDAETVRDSVAKTGRLVVVDEDYRSFGVTGEIVARVAEAGLDDLEAVERVAVPDVPIPYARPLEDEVIPDAADVEAAIRAVHEGE from the coding sequence ATGGCCAAGCAGGATCAGCCCCAGCAGGCCGAGCGGACGCTGACGATGAGCCGGGCGATGGTCGAGGCGATCGCCTTCGAGATGCGCGAGGACGACGAGGTCTTCTACATGGGGGAGGACGTCGCCGACTACGAGGGCATCTTCGACAGCACGACCGGACTGCGCGAGGAGTTCGGCTCCGACCGGGTCATGGACGTGCCCATCAGCGAGACGGCCTACATCGGCGCCGCCGTCGGCGCCGCACAGGCGGGGATGCGCCCGATTGCCGAGCTGATGTTCGTCGACTTCTTCGGCGTCGGCATGGACCAGATCTACAACCAGATGGCCAAGAACACCTACATGAGCGGGGCGAACGTCTCCGTCCCGATGGTCCTGACGGCCGCCATCGGCGGGACCTACAACGACGCCGCCCAGCACTCCCAGACGCTGTACGGCACCTTCGCCCACCTCCCGGGGATGAAGGTCGTCGTCCCCTCGACGGCCTACGACGCCAAGGGGCTCATGCACAACGCGATCCGCGACGACGACCCCGTGGTCTACATGTTCCACAAGCGGCTGATGGGGATCGGCTGGATGCCCGCGCCGGACGGCCCGAAGACGGGCGTGCCGGAGGGCGACTACACCATCCCCTTCGGGACCGCCGACGTCAAGCGCGAGGGCGCGGACGTGACCGTCGTCACCCTCGGCCTGCACGTCCACCGCGCCCTCGAGGCCGCCGACTCGCTCGCCGACGACGGGATCGACGCCGAGGTCGTCGACCTCCGGACGCTCGTTCCGCTCGACGCCGAGACCGTCCGCGACTCCGTCGCCAAGACCGGCCGACTGGTGGTCGTCGACGAGGACTACCGGTCGTTCGGCGTCACCGGCGAGATCGTCGCCCGCGTCGCCGAGGCCGGCCTCGACGACCTGGAGGCCGTCGAACGGGTCGCCGTCCCCGACGTCCCGATCCCGTACGCTCGCCCGCTGGAAGACGAGGTCATCCCGGACGCCGCGGACGTCGAGGCGGCGATCCGCGCGGTCCACGAAGGCGAATGA
- a CDS encoding 2-oxo acid dehydrogenase subunit E2, producing the protein MPPSDTDEDEGADSDAPDESGRTIREERSLTPMRRTIAKRLSESYRNAVHVTASRAVDAEALLSATDTADERLDVDVSLIDLVLRALSAALEEHPAFNATYEDETHRLYAEHNVGIAVDVDAGLVAPVVRDLGSLTLAEQVADRRRLTEAVRSGDYSMADLRGGTVTVTNLGVLGVDSFTPVINPPEVAILGVGRLRERAMPGDDGVDVRNRITFDLSFDHRVVDGADAARFLDTLADRTKRATRFVPEA; encoded by the coding sequence ATGCCACCATCCGATACCGACGAAGACGAGGGGGCCGATTCCGACGCCCCCGACGAGTCCGGACGCACGATCCGCGAGGAGCGCTCGCTCACGCCGATGCGCCGAACCATCGCGAAGCGCCTCTCCGAGAGCTATCGCAACGCCGTCCACGTCACCGCGAGCCGGGCGGTCGACGCCGAGGCACTGCTGTCCGCGACGGACACGGCGGACGAGCGACTCGACGTCGACGTCTCCCTGATCGACCTCGTCCTCCGGGCGCTCTCGGCCGCGCTCGAGGAACACCCCGCGTTCAACGCCACGTACGAGGACGAGACCCACCGGCTCTACGCGGAGCACAACGTCGGGATCGCCGTCGACGTCGACGCCGGGTTGGTCGCGCCGGTCGTCCGGGACCTGGGTTCCCTGACGCTCGCCGAACAGGTAGCGGACCGCCGACGCCTGACCGAGGCCGTGCGATCGGGCGACTACTCGATGGCCGACCTCCGCGGTGGCACGGTCACGGTCACGAACCTTGGCGTCCTCGGCGTCGACTCGTTCACGCCGGTCATCAACCCGCCCGAGGTGGCCATCCTCGGCGTCGGCCGGCTTCGTGAACGCGCCATGCCGGGCGACGACGGGGTGGACGTTCGCAACCGGATCACGTTCGACCTGAGCTTCGACCACCGGGTCGTCGACGGCGCGGACGCGGCTCGCTTCCTCGACACCCTCGCAGACCGGACGAAACGCGCCACGCGGTTCGTCCCCGAGGCGTGA
- a CDS encoding lipoyl domain-containing protein, with amino-acid sequence MSDDTVAVDTADYWPEDAEEDEGVVVDWFVSEGESVGEGDTLCALQVEKVNVDVPAPEAGTIDEIALEEDDEFERGDVLARIRTE; translated from the coding sequence ATGAGCGACGACACCGTCGCCGTCGACACGGCCGACTACTGGCCCGAGGACGCGGAGGAAGACGAAGGCGTCGTCGTCGACTGGTTCGTGAGCGAGGGCGAGAGCGTCGGCGAGGGCGACACCCTCTGTGCGCTCCAGGTCGAGAAGGTGAACGTCGACGTTCCGGCACCCGAGGCGGGCACGATCGACGAGATCGCCCTCGAGGAGGACGACGAGTTCGAACGCGGCGACGTGCTGGCCCGGATCCGCACCGAGTAA
- a CDS encoding sulfurtransferase: MTPATHSTDVLVSPDWVEDRLSEFEADDPGLRLVEVDVDTEAYDEAHIPGAVGFNWQTQLRDQTRRDLRDPDELAALLGDHGIERDSTIVLYGDNANWFAAYAYWQLRYHGHDDVRLLDGGREYWLERDYPTTDAVPEYPPVEYEIGGPRETIRAYREDVELALDRDCAFVDVRSPEEYTGEVIAPPEMTETARRGGHIPGATNVSWKDVTDEDGLFKPREELEALYAEAGVTGEETTITYCRIGERASVAWFALHELLGYEDTMNYDGSWTEWGNLVNAPIATGEEAE; encoded by the coding sequence ATGACACCGGCCACTCACTCCACCGACGTGCTCGTATCGCCCGACTGGGTCGAAGACCGCCTGTCCGAGTTCGAGGCGGATGACCCCGGTCTGCGACTCGTCGAGGTCGACGTCGACACCGAGGCCTACGACGAGGCGCACATCCCCGGCGCGGTCGGCTTCAACTGGCAGACGCAGCTGCGCGACCAGACGCGGCGCGACCTGCGCGATCCCGACGAACTCGCCGCCCTCCTCGGCGACCACGGGATCGAACGCGACTCCACGATCGTCCTCTACGGCGACAACGCCAACTGGTTCGCCGCCTACGCCTACTGGCAACTGCGCTATCACGGCCACGACGACGTCCGCCTGCTGGACGGCGGCCGCGAGTACTGGCTCGAACGCGACTACCCGACGACCGACGCGGTGCCCGAGTACCCGCCCGTCGAGTACGAGATCGGCGGACCGCGCGAGACGATCCGGGCGTATCGCGAGGACGTCGAACTCGCGCTCGACCGTGACTGTGCGTTCGTCGACGTCCGCTCGCCCGAAGAGTACACCGGCGAGGTCATCGCTCCGCCGGAGATGACCGAAACCGCCCGGCGCGGCGGACACATCCCCGGTGCGACGAACGTCTCGTGGAAGGACGTTACGGACGAGGACGGCCTGTTCAAACCGCGCGAGGAGCTCGAAGCGCTCTACGCCGAGGCCGGCGTCACCGGCGAGGAGACCACGATCACCTACTGCCGGATCGGCGAGCGGGCGTCGGTGGCCTGGTTCGCGCTGCACGAACTGCTCGGCTACGAGGATACGATGAACTACGACGGCTCCTGGACCGAGTGGGGCAATCTCGTCAACGCGCCGATCGCGACGGGCGAGGAAGCGGAGTGA